ATGGTGGCAGCAACTCTTATGCGACGCTTGAATTCGCCAGAACTATGAAACACGATAGGGCCCAAATCAAACTTAGCACTGCACCGAAATGATGTTGCGATTAGCCATAACCAGGGCCAAAAGACGAATCTCTTGACTGACTTTTGATTGTCTTCTTTTTTCCAGCAAAAAAAGCGCTGCGTCAGAAAATTGAGTTCTGACGCTTCATCGATAGATGTCACTGACATCAGACTTCGATCAGCCCAGTATTGTCTCTCTTCAGCAGTAATGGCTTAGGAAGCCACCGAGCTCATCATATTTATTTCTGCGAAGTGGGTAGGCGCTGGTGACTTCTAGGCAGTAGCAGGATTGGAGTCAACTTTAAAGCCTCTAAGACAATGAGATAATGAAAGGTGTTTACAGGATCTCTTTAGAGCGTACATGTTTTGCATGCGGGCTTTGATTTTGCCAATGAGATAGGGAATATTCAACATAGCTAAGTCCTATTAATTGTCGTATCATTAACACTCATTGTATACATTTGCTTAGGAGATTCGTAGAAATTAAATCATTAATTTATCGTGTTTGAATCTTGACTTTTATCAGACCTTTTCGACAAAATCGACGGTGGCCTTTTCGGTATTGTTATCGTTGGAAGTCTCTTTCTCGATTGGAATTGGTGAAGTGTGGAGGAATTTGTTGGTTGGTACAAAGCCTCTTGATTTGCGTGCATCGCTAACAGTCTCGTACAATTCGTCAATTTCCTCCAAAGTGAGACCCTTTGTTTCATAGACGAATAGGTACACGAAAAGGATACAGAGGAACGTACAACCACCCCAAATGAAGAACACCTTTGACTTCAAATTGGCTCTATCTGCGTCCACTAAGTAAGGGGTGATAAATGCGATAACAAAGTTGAACAACCAATTAGAACCTGCGCAGATTGCAACGGACTTGGCTCTGACCCTCAATGGGAAGATTTCTCCTACAACGACCCATGCCAGTGGGCCCCAAGTGGCTGCGAATGAAGCAATAAAAGTACAGGAAAAGGCGATCAACGTCTTATTGGCAGCTTGACTGTTTGGTAGTGCAGTTCCAACAATGGCGACAATAAATTCACTGACACACATACCCACTGCACCCCATAATAGCAGCCTTCTTCTACCAGCCAGTTCGACAAGGGCAATACCAGGAATTGTGGAGACAACGTTAACGATGTTCGTAATCAATTGGATAACGAAGGGATTGTTAATACCTGAactcttgaaaaattgagtACCGTAGTAGAAAATGAAATTGATACCCGTTAGCTGTTGCAAAGCTTGAATAACAATACCAGTACTGATACGCTTTAGTTGATGGTTAGCAGTCTTGAAACAATCGGTGATCTTTGTGCTACCCAGAGTCTTCTCGTACTCATAATTTGCAACGATTTCctccaattcttcttcgatgaacTTGTCCTCAGGCTTTAGGCCTCTTAGTTTGCACAATGCCGTGCGTGCCTTTTGAAAGTTGCCCTTCATGACGTGGAATCTTGGTGTGTCTGGAAGGAACACCATACCGACCATCAAAATGATAGCCCACAGAAATTGAATAGCAATTGGGATCCTGTAAGATCCGCTGTCATTTCTTTTGTGAGTACCTTCGTTGACACAGGCAGCCAATAAAAGACCAATGGTGATGGCCCATTGGTAGCAGGAGACCACTGCACCTCTGATCCATTTTGGAGCCGCTTCAGATTGATAAAGAGGAACAATGGACGATAACACACCAACACCTACACCTGCAATGACTCTGCCAACGATCAAAAGTGGTTGggaggaagaagcagtcTGCAATGCGACACCAATGCAGAACACAATGCATGAAATGAATAAACCCAGTCTTCTACCTAACGTATCGGATGCCAGAGGAGCGCTGATTGCACCTACAAAAGTaccagctgaaagaatGGAAGTGATCAGAGATGTCTCACTTGCTGTGAAAGATCCAGTGGAGGTGAAGGTCTTCTTGACATAGTCCATAGCCATGATACCAGAAATGGTACCGGTGTCATAGCCAAACAGCACACCACCAAAGGCCACGAACATACCGATTAGAATGGCTCTCGCCTTTGACCCTCTCACGTCATCATCCGCCTTGAACAGCACATGCAATATACCCATCTTGCTAAaaaaagcttctttttgttAGGATTTCGAATTCAAATTTGTTTTCCTGGTCTTCTAAAAGCCACAAAAGAATCTAAGGACCCTATATGTTCTCAAAATCATAAAAATCCACGATCCTATTTATCCTCTTCGAAAATCCATCTGCCTGCTTTGGCCTCGATTCAACTCGGCTCAAAAGAACCGAAATGTCCTGAATAGCATTATTCTCCTCTTGCCTAACGTCGCAGACCTCAACATGGACATTCAAAACTGTCAGTGTCAAAGGTGATGCTTAGGATATCCAACGAGGGCCCTGACGCTGTACGCCAAGCGTTATCGGAGAAATGTTGGCGCACCCTGAGTTTATCCGAGTACTCGGAGCGCCGGAAGCAATTTTTTGCGGGGTTCCGTGAAAAATCTGGCCCCCgcgaaaaaaaaaaatccGGAAGGGCGGAAAAATACCACACAATGGCGCGCACCGCTGCCTCACCAATGCAACTGTAAATATTCCGCTAGACTCGCGCCGCACTTAAAAAGCCGTTCAGTTCAATAATTGTCCGTTGAGTTTATCCGACCCGCCAGTTCCCCGCCATGACGTCCCGATTTGTCCGCAAGTAAACGGAGGGGCTTGTCCGTAGATTGCCGAAAAGGTTCGATCTCAGATGTTAGCCGTAATGCCGGATGGCAAAGAACAGCGTTTTGCTAATCCAAGTGCTGGTATGCCATGTAAAAAACAATAGGATTGCTTGGTCTCCAAAATTAAGGAATAAAAGCCGAAGGATGAGATCGGGGGTAGATATTGTAGGCAAAACTGGTCATGAACCTCATAGAGAGTAGAATTTTCGCTTCTGAACTTACGTAAAACACAGCTTCGAATACTCGAGCTGCTTGGCTCTTTCGATCAGTAGCGGTCACGTGGCTATAAATAAGCGAGTTGACGATTTGTAGCCAGGTTCCTGGACCGGGTTGACGCCAACGAGCTTGTTTCCATATCGGCTTCATATaaaagaagctttcaaTTCGATTGTTGATGGTGCCATCTACGTACGGATAGGTGTACGGTGCTGGTTCCCAGTTCACGCGCCTGCAGAATAAGCACAATTGTGCCCACTTGCTTCACCGTTTGACCATTCGTAGCTGTTAAGTCTTCTCATAGAGATCAATATTAAAGCTCGGGCAAGTGGTCACAATCTTTTCTATCCCTGGTTAGATTTTTTCGCCTTATCTCGCGTCAGCGCCATAATTATTGACACCTAGCAAAACAAAAAATTTCTAATATGAGGTGGCACCGTCATGTTAACTCAGTTAGTTCATGGAAAAACGAACATGAAATCTACTGGCTTGCGCTATGCGCCGCCCACTATGTGGATAAGACAGCAAATACTTGCGGAGATTCGCGACTCGCATACATCGGACCATCCAGTTGTATCTTTATTTTGATTAGCTGCTTCTGCACATACAGAGCCAGAAATGATACAGTGCAAGCGCAGAATCACGCTAAATCTTGGGGCCCCTTGTCTCAATGGCTCAGGGCGGAGAGTACTCGTTCTTATGCAATTGTTTGGCTAATCGAAGATGGGCAATTGACGATATTTGAGCTGATCCTCTTCACCAAATTGCAGAAGGTTTTGTTTGCCATCTGAGGTCTCCTGTCTATCCTGCTGGTGCCCGATTCGATATGCTACTCCTTTCAAAACTGCGAAAGAAATCAGAAATCAGCGGCTCAACAATTGGCTTTTACTTTTAAAATTAAAGCGCTATCGTACAGCAAAGCTTCCACGGATATCCATATCTGAATTTACATCCTATAGAGTATGACTGGGGGCTCTATCGCGGCAAAAGAGAGAAATTAGTTGTAGGAACGGTTAGTTCCGGTGCAACCTTATTTGGCGTCGTCTGCTGGTTATGATCTTGTTTCATTTTACAATTGGCGGTGGCTCTGATACCCTCGATGAGGGCCG
The sequence above is drawn from the Torulaspora globosa chromosome 5, complete sequence genome and encodes:
- a CDS encoding sugar porter family MFS transporter, with protein sequence MGILHVLFKADDDVRGSKARAILIGMFVAFGGVLFGYDTGTISGIMAMDYVKKTFTSTGSFTASETSLITSILSAGTFVGAISAPLASDTLGRRLGLFISCIVFCIGVALQTASSSQPLLIVGRVIAGVGVGVLSSIVPLYQSEAAPKWIRGAVVSCYQWAITIGLLLAACVNEGTHKRNDSGSYRIPIAIQFLWAIILMVGMVFLPDTPRFHVMKGNFQKARTALCKLRGLKPEDKFIEEELEEIVANYEYEKTLGSTKITDCFKTANHQLKRISTGIVIQALQQLTGINFIFYYGTQFFKSSGINNPFVIQLITNIVNVVSTIPGIALVELAGRRRLLLWGAVGMCVSEFIVAIVGTALPNSQAANKTLIAFSCTFIASFAATWGPLAWVVVGEIFPLRVRAKSVAICAGSNWLFNFVIAFITPYLVDADRANLKSKVFFIWGGCTFLCILFVYLFVYETKGLTLEEIDELYETVSDARKSRGFVPTNKFLHTSPIPIEKETSNDNNTEKATVDFVEKV